The genomic segment CCACCGGTTCCCGTCTCTGCGTCGGGCTCGACCCCCGGCCCGGCGATGGCGGCATCGAGGCCGTCCCGGATTTTCTGAAGCAGGTGGTCGACGAAACCTGGGAACACGCCGCCGCCTTCAAGCCGAACATCGCCTACTTCGAGGCCATGGGCCTTCGCGGCCTCCACATCATGGAGGATCTCCTCGCGGACATGCCGAAGGAAGTCCCCGTGATCCTAGATGCCAAGCGCAGCGACATCGGCGAAACGCAGAAGTACTACGCGCATAGTTACTTTGCCCACTGGAAGGTGGATGCCGTCACCCTCAATCCCTTCCTCGGCTACGATTCCATCGAGCCCTTCCTGAACTGGGAAGGGAAGGGGATCTACCTCCTCGCCGTCACCTCGAATCCCGGCTCCGCCGATTTCCAGCGCCAGACCCTCGCCGATGGCCGCTCGGTCTTCGAGCTCGTCACCGCCCTCGGCGAACGCGCCGCCGGCCTGCCCACCGATGTCGGCTACGTCGTCGGCCTCACCAATACCTCAGGCGTTCTGCAACGCATCCCGGATGCCCCGCTCCTGATCCCCGGTCTCGGGGCCCAAGGGGGGGATTTGGCCGAGTTGGCCGCCGCCGCCCGCACCGCGCCGGATGTCATCAA from the Luteolibacter rhizosphaerae genome contains:
- the pyrF gene encoding orotidine-5'-phosphate decarboxylase; amino-acid sequence: MRYRERLQARIEATGSRLCVGLDPRPGDGGIEAVPDFLKQVVDETWEHAAAFKPNIAYFEAMGLRGLHIMEDLLADMPKEVPVILDAKRSDIGETQKYYAHSYFAHWKVDAVTLNPFLGYDSIEPFLNWEGKGIYLLAVTSNPGSADFQRQTLADGRSVFELVTALGERAAGLPTDVGYVVGLTNTSGVLQRIPDAPLLIPGLGAQGGDLAELAAAARTAPDVINVSRGVLYADDGLSFGERARLWAERISKSYQEPVA